The Paenibacillus yonginensis genome segment TTTTAGGCAGCATGCCATGTACAGCGGATTCGATCACACGTTCAGGTTTAGTAGCAAGCAGATCCTGAGCTACTGTCACTTTCAAACCACCTGGATGCAGGGAGTGACGGTAGTATTTTTTGTTTTGCATTTTCTTGCCGGTCAAAGCAATTTTCTCGGAGTTTATTACAACTACGAAATCCCCAGTGTCCACATGAGGAGTAAATTGTGGTTTGTGTTTGCCGCGAATCAGCGCAGCTACTTCACTTGCCAAACGACCCAAAGTTTTGCCTTCAGCGTCAATGATGTACCATTTGCGCTCAACTTCGTTTGGCTTCGCCATATAGGTGGTACGCATGAAAAGATCCTCCTTCATTCTCATCACAAATCGTCTTTTAGTATACGGGCAAATCTCCGGTATAACCGTTCCATATCATCCGTATATTTATGTTCGTTCGTTGATTATTCATAGTTAGATAAAGCTAAATTGTTAAACATTTTAACGCGTCTCTTGACTGGGGGCCGTGGGATAGCCATCAAGAAAACACAACTTATATTCTACAGGATAAAAAGTAAATACGCAAGCTTTTTCGCGCATTTATTCCACTGAAAACTCAGATTAAACCTGAGAAATTCCCACCTGCTAAAAGCCCGATGTAGAACAAGAGAATCGGCCATGGGAGACGTTGGGCGTTTGGCGTTGTTATCAATTAATCAAACAAATCTCCGAACACATCCAGAACCGACTTTTTCTTCTTGCGCTTAAAGTGCCCCTGCCCTGAGTGAGAGTCATACCCTTTGTCCTGCTTATAGGAAGGATCCGCAGAGCGGCGTTTGTCCTCATCGTGATCATAACGGCGGTCATCCCCATCATAACCACGGCTTTCTGTCCATTCGTTAAAGGCAGGACGAATTTCGCGGATCCCGCCAAGCAGCTTATCCAACTCCCCGCGGTCCAGCCACACGCCTTTGCATTCCGGACAAACGTCGATCAAAACACCATCCTTCTGGATTTCCTTCATACGCACATCATGACAAACGGGACATTTCATAATAATGGAGCCCTCCTTGGTCTTTTGTAAAGTATACGTAAAGATCAGGATGAGGTTTCAAAGGAACAGCTATTTAACAGCGCTCCTCATTTCCTTTTAGCTCTATGGCATCATACTCTACACTCCAAAGCATTAAACCTTTGCTCTCCGCAGTAGGACCGGCCGCTTTGCGGTTGACTGCTTCCAGAATGGTTTTTATATCCTCCGGCTTGCGTTTCCCCTCGCCTACCTCAAGCAGTGTGCCGACAATAATACGGACCATATGCTGAAGGAATCCATTCCCAGTGAGCAAAATATGAATGATACCCTGCTCATTTGAGCCAGAATAAACAGGAGAGGTTTCGACCTCAAGTGTGGCCTCATAAATCGTGCGGACATGGCTGGCTTTGGTCGAATGGCGGGAAGCAAACGAAGTGAAGTCGTGTGTACCGACAAGATAACGAAGTCCTTCGCGCATGGCGGCAGTATCCAACTTGCCGGGGTGGTGAAGCTGGTAGTTCCTCCAGAACACATCCGGCACCCGGTTACCGTTGATCGTATACCGGTAGGTCTTCCGTTTGGCGGAGCGCCTGGAGTGGAAATCAAGCGGCACCTCGGCAGCCTCAATAATACGGATATCCGCAGGCAGACGGCCATTTAACGCCATACGCCAGCGCTCAATCGGAATTTTGGACGAGGTCATAAAGTGGAACGGCTGCTGCCGGGCATGCACACCGGCATCCGTGCGGCCGGAGCCATGGATTTTGATAACTTCGCCGGTTAATCCCTTGATGGCCTCTTCAATACAATCCTGAACCGTATTGCCGCCCGGCTGGGTCTGAAACCCGTAATAGTTGGTGCCGTCATAGCAGACTGTCATCAATAAATTACGCAACTTGTTGTCCTCCACATTTTGTTCATCCTCGTTCTGGAGGGAGCTTAAACAGAAAAACTCTCCGATAGCTGAGCCAAGCGGCAGCTGCTACAGAGAGTTTATCATTACAGCCAGGTTAGAAAGGTAACCTTACGCACGGTCAACCAGTTCCAAATAAACGATTGGAGCTGCGTCACCACGACGAGGTCCCAGCTTCAGGATACGAGTGTATCCGCCTGGACGTTCGTTGTAACGAGGTGCGATTTCAGCAAAAAGCTTTTGGATTGCATCCTGCTCTCCGTCGATGGATTCGCGACGAACGTAAGCTGCAACTTGACGACGAGCATGCAAGTCACCACGTTTAGCTTTTGTAATCAGTTTCTCGGCGATCGAACGAACCTCTTTAGCTTTAGCTTCAGTAGTTTCGATACGCTCATACAAGAACAAATCTGTTACCAGGTCGCGAAACAAAGCTTTACGAGCGCTGGAGTCGCGTCCCAACTTTTGGTATGCCATCTGTTTTTCCCTCCCTTGTCAAAAGCTTAGACAGACGAACCTTAGTCTTCCGAACGGAGACCAAGTCCGAGCTCTTGAAGCTTCTCTTGAACTTCTTCCAAAGATTTGCGACCAAGGTTACGCACCTTCATCATATCTTCTTCCGTTTTCGTAGTAAGCTCCTGAACGGTATTAATGCCTGCACGTTTCAAGCAGTTATAAGACCGAACCGAGAGATCGAGTTCTTCAATCGTCATCTCAAGCACTTTTTCTTTCTTGTCTTCTTCCTTCTCGACCATGATCTCTGCGTCTTTCGCTTCGTCAGTCAAACCAACGAACAGATACAGATGCTCGGTAAGAATCTTGGCACCAAGACTTACCGCTTCTTCCGGACGAATGCTTCCGTCTGTCCAAACTTCCATGGTGAGTTTGTCGTAGTTCGTCACTTGTCCGACACGTGTGTTCTCAATTACGTAGTTCACACGGGAAATCGGCGTATAGATCGAATCGACGGGAATGACTCCGATCGGCTGATCTTCACGTTTATTCTTGTCGGCCTGTACGTAACCGCGTCCGCGGTTTGCAAAGATGCGCATATGAAGTCTGGAGCCCGGGCCCATAGTTGCAATATGAAGATCCGGATTCAGAATTTCAACGTCGCTATCCGCACGAATATCACCTGCAGTGACAACCCCCTCGCCCTCAACATCGATTTCGAGCACTTTCTCCTCGTCCGAATGAATTTTGAGCGAGAGAGCTTTCAGGTTCAGAATGATTTCCGTAACGTCTTCCTTTACGCCAGGAATCGTTGAGAATTCATGAAGAACACCATCGATTTGAACCGAAGTTACCGCAGCACCCGGGAGAGAGGACAACAAAATGCGCCGAAGCGAGTTGCCCAATGTCGTACCGTAACCACGTTCCAGCGGCTCGACTACGAATTTCCCGTAAGTACCATTTTCGTTAACATCTACGGTTTCAATTTTTGGCTTTTCGATTTCTATCACTGCATTACCCTCCTTCGAAGCGTCGCTCCTAATGAAACTCTACCTGTGAGTTAAGTTCATGTAGTATGCCTAAACATCCATTGTTACCAAATACTGATGCCGTTATACCACACTAAAGGCTGGCTTCAATTAGACACGACGGCGTTTTGGAGGACGGCACCCGTTGTGCGGGATTGGAGTTACGTCTTTAATCATGTTAACTTCGAGGCCTGCAGCTTGAAGCGAGCGGATCGCAGCTTCACGGCCGGCGCCAGGACCTTTAACCATAACTTCGACGGTTTTCATGCCATGTTCCATTGCAGCTTTAGCAGCAGATTCTGCAGCCATTTGCGCAGCAAATGGAGTCGATTTCCGGGAACCTTTGAAACCGAGACCGCCTGAGCTTGCCCAAGAGATCGCGTTTCCGTGCGGATCGGTAATCGTTACAATCGTATTATTGAAAGTGGAGCGGATATGAGCCACACCAGATTCAATATTTTTACGGTCACGACGTTTAGTACGTACGACTTTTTTTGGTTTTGCCATTGTCTGTTATCCCCCCTTCTTATTTCTTCTTGTTCGCTACAGTACGACGAGGACCTTTGCGAGTACGAGCATTGGTCTTAGTACGTTGTCCACGAACAGGCAGGCCACGACGGTGACGAACACCGCGATAGCATCCGATTTCAATCAAACGTTTAATATTCAAGGAAATTTCACGACGCAGGTCGCCTTCTACTTTAACCGTTTTGTCGATCGTTTCACGTAATTTGCCCACTTCATCTTCCGTCAAATCCCGAACGCGAGTGTTCGGGCTGATGCCTGTTTCAGCCAAAATTTTCTGGGAAGTCGTCTTACCGATTCCGAAAATATAAGTCAAGGCGATCTCAACGCGTTTATCACGTGGCAAATCCACACCAGCAATACGTGCCATTTTACGCTACACCCCCTTCTTAATTAACCTTGTTTTTGTTTGTGCTTAGGATTTTCACAAATTACCATAACGTTGCCTTTGCGGCGAATGACTTTGCATTTTTCGCAAATTGGCTTCACAGAAGGTCTTACCTTCATTTTAATTACCTCCTTAAAGCGAGCCTTATGAGGCTTCATGAAAGCCCAACTTTATTAGTATACCACAAATCTATTGAAAAGCGGTAATGGAATCTATTTACGGTAAGTAATACGGCCTTTTGTCAAATCGTAAGGCGACAATTGTACGACCACTTTATCCCCTGTCAGAATACGGATGAAGTGCATCCGCAGCTTACCGGAAACATGGGCAAGGATTTGGTGACCGTTCTCAAGCTCTACCTTAAAAGTTGCATTCGGCAGCGGTTCAATAACCGTACCTTCGACTTCAATGACATCTTCTTTAGCCAAAGTCAGTCTCCTTTCTCTTCGGTTCTAGTATCGGTGAATTGTTTGAACGATATAACCGCATGACGCAATTTTCCGTTCGTAACCCGACCCGTTTCATTTAAACTGTTCACAACCTCTTCGCTTATCCAAGACATCAGCTCCAGATGCTGCAGGTTCTTGCGTTTGGCTTGATCAAACTTTCGTTTGTCGCCATCGGCAATCCGGACGAATTTATCATCCACCCGCTCAACAATGACGCTGAGCGTTCCGGCATCTTTCCCCTTCAGCACTCTGACCAGCTGTCCGATCTGTCCAGTTCTGTAATCCACCAAATACCCCACCTACTAAGCGTTCAGCTTTGTGAGTATTTCCATACCATCCTTCGTCACGGCAACCGTGTGTTCGAAGTGCGCGCATAGAGATCCATCCACTGTTACGACAGTCCAATTGTCTTCAAGCGTTCTTACATAACGCTTGCCGGCATTGACCATCGGCTCGATCGCAAGCGCCATGCCTGGCTTCAATCTTGGTCCGCGATCAGGGACCCCATAGTTCGGAATTTGTGGTTCCTCGTGCAGCTCCGTGCCGATGCCGTGACCGACATATTCACGAACAACCGAGAAACCCTCTTTCTCAATATAGGTCTGAATCGCATGAGAAATTGTAAACAAGCGGACATCCGGCTTCACAAGTTCAAGACCGGCATACAAAGAGCCTTCTGTTACATCAAGAAGTTTCTGAGCTTCATCAGAGATGCGGCCGACCGGATAAGTCCAGGCGGAATCTCCGTGATAACCGCGGTACTCAGCACCGATATCAAATGTGACGATGTCGCCTTCGTTTAACTTACGTTTGCCGGGAAATCCATGCACCAATTCTTCGTTAACCGAAGCGCAAATGCTGTAAGGAAAACCGTTATAGTCTTTAAAAGATGGCACTGCGCCTTGACTGCGAATGTATTTGTCGGCAATCTGATCAAGTTCTCCCGTCGTAATGCCCGGCTCGATCGCTTGAGCCAAGATCCGGTGCGTTTCCGCTACGATCCGCCCTGCTTCTCTCATATAGCCCAGTTCCGTTTCGGATTTAATAATGATCATTAACCTAACCTCGCAATAAAGATACGATCTCTTCCGATACCGTACCGATTTCCTGTTCGCCGTCTACTTCACGCAGTAAACCTTTAACTTCGTAAAACTTGAGGAGTGGTGCTGTTTTGTTGATATATTCGTCGAGTCGAGTACCCACGCTTTCTTCATTATCATCCGAACGCTGGTACAGCTCACCGCCGCATTTATCACAAACACCTTCCTGTTTGGGAGGATTAAAGATCACATGATAAGTGGTTCCGCAATTTCTGCAAATACGACGCCCGGTCAGACGCGCCAGCAGTTTATCACGGTCTACTTTCAGGTTAATAACATGATCCAGGCTGCGGCCTTGTTCGGAAAGCAGCTCTTCCAGAGCTTCCGCTTGTGAAAGAGTTCTTGGAAACCCGTCCAAGAGAAAACCTTTTTCACAATCGGGCTGCTGCAAACGCTCGCGAACAATACCTACGGTCACATCATCAGGCACCAGCAGGCCTTGATCGATATACTCCTTGGCTTTGAGGCCAACCGGCGTTCCTTGTTTGATCGCCAGACGAAACGCATCGCCCGTAGAAATATGAGGAATGCCGAAGGTACCGACAATAACTTCTGCTTGTGTTCCTTTTCCTGCTCCAGGAGGTCCCATGAATAAAATGTTCATGCTTTATCGCTCCCTCTCTGACTAACAGATGCTGCATGAAACAGCACGAAAGGCGCCAGGCGAGATCATGAAGCACAACCCCGATCCTGGTACCTGTCGCCTACTTCTTAATAAATCCTTTGTAATGCCGTTTGATCAATTGGCTTTCGATCTGCTTCATCGTATCCAGTGCTACACCAATGACGATCAGCAGCGAAGTACCACCGATTTGCACCGACTGCGGGAGTCCAGCCAAAGCTCCGAATACTACCGGAAGGATAGAGACCACAGCCAGGAAAAGCGCACCGGTCATTGTCAAACGGGACATAACCCGTACCAAGTACTTCTCCGTCGTTTTACCCGGACGAATGCCCGGAATATATCCGCCGTTTTTCTTCATCTGATCCGCCATTTGAGTTGGATTCATCTGAACGAAGGTGTAGAAGAAGGTAAAGCCGATGATCATGATAACATACAATACGATACCAAGCGGATCACTGGTTCTCAAATGTGTGGTAATCCACTGTGCCCAACCATGAGTCGACCAGAAGTTCGCGATAATAACCGGGAACTGCAGGAGCGATACAGCGAAGATTACTGGAATAACGCCAGCCGCATTGATTTTAAGCGGGATGTGCGTATTTTGTCCGCCATACATTTTGTTGCCAACGACACGTTTCGCGTATTGTACCGGAATCTTACGGATGGCTTGTTGAATGTATACAACACCTACAACGATCAGAACACAGATAATCAGGATGATTACTGTCTTCATGGCATTGTAGAAGGTTTGGCCATCTTTAATGAAATCAGATTGAGCAACCGTCTGGATATGCTGCGGAATCGCAGCTACGATACCGGCAAAGATGATAATCGAGATCCCGTTGCCGATGCCTTTCTCCGTAATTTGCTCACCCAGCCACATCAGGAACGATGTACCTGCCGTCAATACAATCGCAATCAGGAGATAATCCACAAACGTAGCGTTTGGTACCATCTCAGTGCCATACAGGCGGTTAAACCCGATAGCCATCGCAAACGATTGAATCAGACCAAGTACAACCGTACCGTAACGAGTAAGCTGAGCTGATTTCTTTTTCCCTTGTTCACCTTGCTTAGCCCATTCTGCCAACTTCGGAATGACATCCATCGAAAGCAGCTGTACGATGATCGATGAAGTAATATACGGCATGATCCCGAGGGCAAAGATAGAGAAATTCTTCAATGCCCCACCGGAAAAGGTGCTCAAAAGTCCGAACAATTCACTGCCGGCATTATTCGTGGAGTTAAACACGTCTTTATTAACACCCGGTACCGGTACGAAAGTACCGATCCGGTAAATAATAAAGATAAATAATGTAAACAGGATCCGGTTACGGAGTTCCTTAACATGCCATATATTCTTAACCGTTTTAAACATTAGATCACCTCGGTTTTACCGCCGGCAGCCTCGATCTTCTCTACCGCAGATTGAGAGAACTTGTTAGCTTTAACAGTCAGCTTAACAGTGATTTCGCCGTTGCCCAGGATTTTGATTCCGCTTTTTGCGTCTTTCACAATCCCTTGTGCAAACAACAGCTCAGGAGTCACTTCAGTATCCGCAGCAAAGTTGTTCAGAGTTTCCAGGTTCACAATCGCGTACTCTTTACGGGTAGGATTGACGAAACCACGTTTAGGCAAGCGACGATACAATGGGTTTTGACCACCTTCGAAGCCAGGACGCACGCCACCGCCGGAGCGGGCGTTTTGACCTTTGTGACCACGGGAGGAAGTTTTACCCATACCGCTACTTGTACCACGACCAACGCGTTTGCGTTCTTTACGGGAACCAGGAGCTGGAGAAAGTTCATGTAACTTCATCGTTCGTTGCACCTCCTTAATGAAATGTCAGTAATTCTATGAAGATTAGTTTTGCTCTTCAACTTTAACCAGGTGAGTCACTTGATTGATCATGCCGCGAATAGCAGCGTTGTCTTCGTGAGTCACGGTTTGGTTGATTTTGCGAAGACCCAAAGTTTTAACAGTTGTACGTTGGTTCTCCGGACGGCCGATCAAACTCCGTACGAGGGTAATTTGAAGTTTTGCCACTTGGATTCCCTCCTTAACCGAGAAGTTCTTCGACGGTTTTACCGCGTAATTTCGCCACATCTTCAGCGCGTTTCAGACGGGACAAGCCCTCCAAAGTTGCGTTGACCATGTTGATGGAATTCGAAGAACCTAAAGATTTTGTCAAAATGTCGCCTACACCAGCCAATTCGAGAACGGCACGAACAGGACCGCCAGCGATTACCCCAGTACCTTCAGAAGCTGGTTTCAACAATACACGGCCAGCGCCGAAGTGACCAGTTACAAGGTGAGGAATCGTTGTACCCACGAGTGGTACATGGACCAGGTTTTTCTTAGCATCTTCGATGCCTTTACGGATCGCGTCTGGAACTTCGCCAGCTTTACCGATACCAGCGCCTACCCAGCCTTTGCCGTCGCCGACAACTACCAGTGCGCTGAAGCTGAAGCGACGTCCGCCTTTAACTACTTTAGCTACGCGGTTAATGTTAACAACTCTTTCAGTCAGTTCAAGAGTATTCGGATCTACACGCAAGTCGTTTACCTCCTTTTGAGAAATGTCTTAGAATTCAAGGCCTGCTTCGCGGGCTGCGTCAGCCAGCGCTTGAATACGTCCATGGTACAAGTAACCTCCACGGTCAAATACCACAACTTTAACGCCTTTATCTTGAGCACGTTTAGCGATCAAAGAGCCAACTTTACGAGCGGACTCAACGTTAGCGCCATTGCCGATTTCGGAAGCCAGTTCTTTGTCAACCGTAGAAGCGGAAGCCAAAGTTACGCCAGCCACGTCATCGATCAATTGTGCATAGATGTGTTTCTCGGAACGGTAAACGTTCAATCTTGGACGCTCGGCAGTTCCTTGAACTTTCTTACGCACACGCAGATGTCTTTTCAAACGCGCTTTATTCTTATCACCTTTTGTAATCATGAGTTTCATTTCACTCCTTTCGGATTACGATGCAAGCACACTAACATTAAAAAGCCAGAGGGGGCCGCGGTAAAGAAGATTATTTCTTCTTACCAGCTTTACCCTCTTTGCGGATGATGCGTTCGCCTTCGTATTTGATACCTTTACCTTTGTAAGGCTCAGGTTCGCGTACGGAACGGATTTTAGCAGCGTAAGCACCTACGCGCTCTTTGTCGATGCCTTTAACGATAATCTTGGTGTTCGAAGGAACTTCAAACTCGATACCGTCTTCAGGTGTGATCTCAACTGGATGGGAATATCCAACGTTCAGGACGATCTTTTTGCCGGACAAGCTTGCGCGGTAACCGACACCCACCAGTTCAAGGTTCTTGGAGAAACCTTCCGTTACACCACTTACCATGTTGTTAACAACACTGCGTGTTGTACCGTGAAGGGAACGATGCAATTTATTGTCAGAAGGACGTTCGATGTTGATAACGTTGCCCTCAACTACGACCTTCATGTCTTTATGAAGTTCACGACTCAAAGATCCTTTAGGACCTTTAACCGTAATAACTGTGTTATTCAGTGTGACATCCACACCACTTGGTACTGTAATTGGTTTGCGACCAATACGGGACATTTGCTGCACCTCCTTGTTTTGTGACGTTAATTACCAAACGTAGCAGACAACTTCGCCGCCGGCTTTGGACTGGCGAGCTTCTTTGTCGGTCATAACACCTTTCGATGTCGAGATAATCGCGATGCCCAAACCGCCGAGTACGCGAGGAACCTCAGTGCTCTTCGTGTAAACGCGCAGACCTGGTTTACTGATTCTCTTCAGACCAGTAATGACACGCTCGTTGTTAGGGCCGTATTTCAAGAAGATACGGATCATCCCTTGTTTGTTGTCGTCGATATATTCCGCGTCGCGGATAAAACCTTCACGCTTCAAAATCTCAGCGATTTGTTTTTTAATCGTCGATGCAGGCAATTCTACTGTTTCGTGACGCACAGTGTTGGCGTTACGAATACGAGTAAGCATATCTGCAATAGGATCTGACATAGTCATTCGTGTAAACCTCCTTCCCGATCTTGATAATTACCAGCTTGCTTTTTTCACGCCAGGAATCTGGCCTTTATAAGCTAATTCACGGAAACAAATTCTGCAAATTTTGTACTTTTGCAGGACTGAATGTGGACGACCACAACGTTCGCAACGAGTATAAGCTCTTACTTTGAACTTAGGTGTGCGTTGTTGTTTTACTTTCATCGAAGTTTTAGCCACTTTAGCCTGACACCTCCTAATTGGTTTCGGAGAATCTTGAATTTATTACTTAACGAAAGGCATTCCAAGTTGAGTCAACAATTCACGGGATTCTTCATCCGTTTTTGCCGTAGTTACGATAACGATATCCATACCGCGTACTTTATCAACTTTGTCATACTCGATCTCAGGGAAAATCAATTGTTCCTTGAGGCCCAGTGTGTAGTTGCCGCGACCGTCAAACGCTTTGTTCGACACGCCGTGGAAGTCACGCACGCGTGGAAGGGTTACGTTGAACAATTTGTCGAGGAAATAGTACATGCGCTCGCCGCGAAGAGTTACTTTCACGCCGATCGGCATGTTTTCGCGAAGTTTAAATCCGGCGATGGATTTTTTCGCTCTTGTGATAACCGGCTTTTGGCCAGCGATCAGTTCCAATTCAGCTACAGCTGCGTCAAGCACTTTCGAGTTGGAAACCGCGTCGCCAACACCCATGTTGATAACGACTTTCTCGATTTTAGGCACTTGCATAACTGTTGTATAGTTGAACTTTTGAACCAAAGCAGGTGTTACTTCTTTCAGAAAACGTTCTTTAAGTCTTGCTGACATGAATGGTGTTCCTCCTTTCTTACGTAAGTGAATTAATCGATCACTTCTCCGGATCTTTTAGCTACACGCACTTTTTTGCCGTTGTCCAATGTTTTGTAACCGATACGGGTTACTTTTCCGCTCTTAGGATCAACATGCATTACGTTGGAAACGTGGATCGGAGCTTCTTTCTCGATGATTCCGCCTTGCGGGTTCAGTTGGTTAGGCTTCTGGTGTTTCTTCACCATGTTCACACCTTCAACCAGAACGCGATTCTCACGAGGGTAAGCAGCGATGACGCGGCCTTTTTTGCCTTTGTCTTTACCACTGATCACGATAACAGTATCTTCTTTTTTTACGTGAAGTTTATTGTTATGAGACTCCAAAATCTTTTTCAGTCTAGGCATCTATTACACCTCCAATTTATCGGGGTCCCCGAAGCATTTGGCTTAAGCCTTGAAGCAAAGCCGAAACTTTGGGGTGTTGATTAGATAACTTCCGGAGCCAAGGAAACGATCTTCATGAAGTCCTTGTCGCGAAGTTCACGAGCAACTGGTCCAAAGATACGAGTACCGCGTGGGCTCTTATCTTCTTTAACAACAACTGCTGCGTTTTCGTCAAATGCGATATAAGATCCGTCTTTACGACGAACGGAACGTTTTGTACGAACAACAACCGCCTTAACAACATCGCCTTTTTTGACAACGCCGCCTGGTGTTGCTTGTTTTACGGAACAAACGATCAGGTCACCGATTTGAGCTGTACGACGTCCAGTACCGCCCAGAACGCGGATACACATCAATTCCTTCGCGCCGGAGTTGTCTGCAACAGCCAAACGTGTAAATGGTTGAATCATTGAAATTTCCTCCTTTCGGTTAAGCTACCGTGCAATCAGATAATAACCGCTTCTTCAATAACTTCAGCAAGTCTCCAGCGTTTGTCTTTGGACAACGGGCGAGTTTCAACGATTTTTACAACGTCGCCGATTTTAGCCGTGTTGTTCTCATCATGCGCTTTGAACTTCTTCGTATATTTAATACGTTTGTGATACAAATCATGCTTCTTGTAAGTTTCAACAGCTACTACGATGGTTTTATCCATTTTGTCGCTGACTACTTTGCCAATTTGCACTCTGCGGGCATTACGTTCGCTCATG includes the following:
- the rplQ gene encoding 50S ribosomal protein L17; its protein translation is MAYQKLGRDSSARKALFRDLVTDLFLYERIETTEAKAKEVRSIAEKLITKAKRGDLHARRQVAAYVRRESIDGEQDAIQKLFAEIAPRYNERPGGYTRILKLGPRRGDAAPIVYLELVDRA
- a CDS encoding KOW domain-containing RNA-binding protein: MVDYRTGQIGQLVRVLKGKDAGTLSVIVERVDDKFVRIADGDKRKFDQAKRKNLQHLELMSWISEEVVNSLNETGRVTNGKLRHAVISFKQFTDTRTEEKGD
- the rpsK gene encoding 30S ribosomal protein S11 translates to MAKPKKVVRTKRRDRKNIESGVAHIRSTFNNTIVTITDPHGNAISWASSGGLGFKGSRKSTPFAAQMAAESAAKAAMEHGMKTVEVMVKGPGAGREAAIRSLQAAGLEVNMIKDVTPIPHNGCRPPKRRRV
- the rplO gene encoding 50S ribosomal protein L15, producing the protein MKLHELSPAPGSRKERKRVGRGTSSGMGKTSSRGHKGQNARSGGGVRPGFEGGQNPLYRRLPKRGFVNPTRKEYAIVNLETLNNFAADTEVTPELLFAQGIVKDAKSGIKILGNGEITVKLTVKANKFSQSAVEKIEAAGGKTEVI
- the infA gene encoding translation initiation factor IF-1, producing MAKEDVIEVEGTVIEPLPNATFKVELENGHQILAHVSGKLRMHFIRILTGDKVVVQLSPYDLTKGRITYRK
- a CDS encoding adenylate kinase, producing the protein MNILFMGPPGAGKGTQAEVIVGTFGIPHISTGDAFRLAIKQGTPVGLKAKEYIDQGLLVPDDVTVGIVRERLQQPDCEKGFLLDGFPRTLSQAEALEELLSEQGRSLDHVINLKVDRDKLLARLTGRRICRNCGTTYHVIFNPPKQEGVCDKCGGELYQRSDDNEESVGTRLDEYINKTAPLLKFYEVKGLLREVDGEQEIGTVSEEIVSLLRG
- the rpsM gene encoding 30S ribosomal protein S13, producing MARIAGVDLPRDKRVEIALTYIFGIGKTTSQKILAETGISPNTRVRDLTEDEVGKLRETIDKTVKVEGDLRREISLNIKRLIEIGCYRGVRHRRGLPVRGQRTKTNARTRKGPRRTVANKKK
- the truA gene encoding tRNA pseudouridine(38-40) synthase TruA; its protein translation is MRNLLMTVCYDGTNYYGFQTQPGGNTVQDCIEEAIKGLTGEVIKIHGSGRTDAGVHARQQPFHFMTSSKIPIERWRMALNGRLPADIRIIEAAEVPLDFHSRRSAKRKTYRYTINGNRVPDVFWRNYQLHHPGKLDTAAMREGLRYLVGTHDFTSFASRHSTKASHVRTIYEATLEVETSPVYSGSNEQGIIHILLTGNGFLQHMVRIIVGTLLEVGEGKRKPEDIKTILEAVNRKAAGPTAESKGLMLWSVEYDAIELKGNEERC
- the rpmD gene encoding 50S ribosomal protein L30, which codes for MAKLQITLVRSLIGRPENQRTTVKTLGLRKINQTVTHEDNAAIRGMINQVTHLVKVEEQN
- the map gene encoding type I methionyl aminopeptidase; its protein translation is MIIIKSETELGYMREAGRIVAETHRILAQAIEPGITTGELDQIADKYIRSQGAVPSFKDYNGFPYSICASVNEELVHGFPGKRKLNEGDIVTFDIGAEYRGYHGDSAWTYPVGRISDEAQKLLDVTEGSLYAGLELVKPDVRLFTISHAIQTYIEKEGFSVVREYVGHGIGTELHEEPQIPNYGVPDRGPRLKPGMALAIEPMVNAGKRYVRTLEDNWTVVTVDGSLCAHFEHTVAVTKDGMEILTKLNA
- the secY gene encoding preprotein translocase subunit SecY, whose amino-acid sequence is MFKTVKNIWHVKELRNRILFTLFIFIIYRIGTFVPVPGVNKDVFNSTNNAGSELFGLLSTFSGGALKNFSIFALGIMPYITSSIIVQLLSMDVIPKLAEWAKQGEQGKKKSAQLTRYGTVVLGLIQSFAMAIGFNRLYGTEMVPNATFVDYLLIAIVLTAGTSFLMWLGEQITEKGIGNGISIIIFAGIVAAIPQHIQTVAQSDFIKDGQTFYNAMKTVIILIICVLIVVGVVYIQQAIRKIPVQYAKRVVGNKMYGGQNTHIPLKINAAGVIPVIFAVSLLQFPVIIANFWSTHGWAQWITTHLRTSDPLGIVLYVIMIIGFTFFYTFVQMNPTQMADQMKKNGGYIPGIRPGKTTEKYLVRVMSRLTMTGALFLAVVSILPVVFGALAGLPQSVQIGGTSLLIVIGVALDTMKQIESQLIKRHYKGFIKK
- a CDS encoding zf-TFIIB domain-containing protein translates to MKCPVCHDVRMKEIQKDGVLIDVCPECKGVWLDRGELDKLLGGIREIRPAFNEWTESRGYDGDDRRYDHDEDKRRSADPSYKQDKGYDSHSGQGHFKRKKKKSVLDVFGDLFD
- the rpmJ gene encoding 50S ribosomal protein L36; the encoded protein is MKVRPSVKPICEKCKVIRRKGNVMVICENPKHKQKQG
- a CDS encoding DNA-directed RNA polymerase subunit alpha, with the translated sequence MIEIEKPKIETVDVNENGTYGKFVVEPLERGYGTTLGNSLRRILLSSLPGAAVTSVQIDGVLHEFSTIPGVKEDVTEIILNLKALSLKIHSDEEKVLEIDVEGEGVVTAGDIRADSDVEILNPDLHIATMGPGSRLHMRIFANRGRGYVQADKNKREDQPIGVIPVDSIYTPISRVNYVIENTRVGQVTNYDKLTMEVWTDGSIRPEEAVSLGAKILTEHLYLFVGLTDEAKDAEIMVEKEEDKKEKVLEMTIEELDLSVRSYNCLKRAGINTVQELTTKTEEDMMKVRNLGRKSLEEVQEKLQELGLGLRSED
- the rplM gene encoding 50S ribosomal protein L13, whose amino-acid sequence is MRTTYMAKPNEVERKWYIIDAEGKTLGRLASEVAALIRGKHKPQFTPHVDTGDFVVVINSEKIALTGKKMQNKKYYRHSLHPGGLKVTVAQDLLATKPERVIESAVHGMLPKTRQGEKMKLRLKAYAGTEHPHAAQKPEVYELRG